GGTACTCTTATACTTTTGTAGCCTGTGAAGCGTTTGTATGGTATTGCAGGATTGGGTTCCTGTACTTGCATTTGTGGAAAAATCAGTCACGCCCATGTGGAGTAAGGAAGTAAAAAGGGGTAAGATTGtagtttttgtttgtttatattGCTTGCTTGTGTTTTTAGGGAGTTTGACTGCCACATGTCATTGTGTTTCTTTCTCGACAGGGATTTCTCATAATCTTGAAGCTGACCACATCAGGAAAGATGACATAAAGAAAGTAGTTGAAAAGACTTCTTGTGAGGAAAAAGGTTCTCTGTTCCTATTTGATGATTTTAGTTGTATCTTTACTTCGTGTTGTTTCTTGAGAAAGTAGCCATCGATAGTTATGCAACATTTGTTGCCTAGACAGGGAAAATTTGTTCTTTCTCTTCTCAGCTGTTCTATTAGGGGGAAAAAGAACAgtgcttatttattatttgagaTGATAGTAGTAAACTTTTGCTGATGCAGATTGGTGGTTGAAGACCTGTGAAAATTCTACAAAGAGACGTAGGATCCAGAACACTGAGGATCAGCATGCATGCACTGAAGATTCACTGGGAATGCCCGTAGAAGACTGCGGCAACTTGTCTGTTTGGAAGAACAATTGTAGACAACGCACGAATCCAGAAAGAATCACTGCAAAATTTGGGGAATCGGACACCGAGAAGGAGTTCCTTCATCGGACAGATTTTACTGGTCACTCTAACAGTATCTTTAATGTAAGGGATGGTATTGGCATTGATCTGTTAGATCCTGATAACGGACTGGCGAATAGAGATCTTTTAAGAAATGATATCAGTACTATGGATAAAGAGGCCAATTATGCAAACAATTGTCTTTCCAGTTCAAGATGGCAGGATGAAGCCAGTGTAGAAACTCCATTTGTTCGTAACCATAAAATAGGAAGCGTTGGGAGTTTTGAGTACATGCCAGAGAATGACAGGAATAGGGCTAATGATGATCAGAGGGAGTTTCTTTTGCGAAGTTACTCGTGGGAAAATTCACTTCATACACCTCTGGACTGTGATAAGGAGTACCAGTTTCAGACTGACAATTTTAAGGCTAATAGAAACTGTAACAATTCCTATGAAAATGAAGATGCTGATAGTCTTAGTCGGAACTTTCATATTCATCAACGAGCTCAGTGTCAGAGTGAGGTGACAAATCTTTGGCCACTCCCTCAATCCTATATAGGATGCCGTACAAGGAAAGGTCTTGATCTGGATCATATGGAATGTGACTATTCATTGCCTTCCTGTGTAAGATCCTTTGACAGAGAGTACCATTTAGAGTCTCCAAGTAAACCAGGCGCATCGCTCTTCCCTTGCTCACCAGAAAACTTTTGTCTGCAATCTGCAACTACATATCCTTTCCTGAAAGTGAAAGGTTGGGATTTTGACAATTTTATTCAGAATGAAGGTTTTGAGAGGAAGCCAGGAGTAAGAAATAGTGATGCTTTTGAGCAGTCTAATTATGAAAAGGATGAATTTTATAGCGCCGGTCTTGGTAATAGGTGTAGCAATACAAATTTCACTTCAACAAGTTGTTTGAATTCTACATCTCTCTTTACAAATGAATACACAGAGGTTGAAAAAGCCAGTTGGGAATTTTCCCCACATGGGCATAATAATGTTGATAAAATGTCCTCTGTAAACTTTGGTGTTCCCTTGTTTGAAGACATATATTCACCATCTCCAGACAGAAGGCGTAGAGACTCATCAGTCTGCTGGAGTCCATTTTTACCCTCCAACAAAGGAATCCAAATGGATCTGCAAAGATTTCAAGAGTTTGGGCAGGATAGTATTCCTACTGAAAGGTCAGGGAGGAGTTATGACAGTCCTGATGGCCTACTTATTGCCAGACATGACTCTACGGTAACAAATGAAACAATTTCTCCATGTCTagattttcaaagaaaattaaGTTCATATAAACCATCACCGTGTTTTTCATCTGGAACTGATGGTAAACGCCCCAAACTTGATCATCCAAGATGTGAAGTTTATGAACAAAATCACAGCTCTTTGGAATCAGGAAGCTCTGTGAGACCAAGAAGAAGCCATTCAGCTCCTCCATTTTTTAGGGGCAGAAAGAGATTTCTCTCAGTAAAGAGTTCATTGATTTCTCCAACTGAAAATTCGGACTTGCGGACAGCTCCTCAAGTTTGTACTGTCTCAGGTATTGCAATTCGTAGATATGGCTTCTGCGGTTGTAGGGTTCTTAACAGTGTAAGTTTGGATGAACTAAGATCACATTTTTGTTGTGTTCAGAAAATGCCAAGTCGAAGAACCCACTTATACCAGCACCGTCTTCTAGTATAAGTTCCCAGCATGAAGAGATGAGATTTGGGGAAGATTCCCTGTTCTTTGTCGAGTATGTGTGTAGTATTTCTTATTTTCTGCGTCTGCTTAACATTCATGCTTATATTTGAACGCTTaaccttcatttttttttcaaaatactgCTGGCTTTCCAGACAAAAGGGGGACGATACCTCAAATATCACACAAGCTACTAGTGCTTGGTCACTAGATGGCAAAACAGAGGCTGCCTGTTTCAGCATTGGTATACTTTTTTGCATATCTGTTTTTACTTGTAAATATAGTTACTCATGGTCCAAAAATAAAGCCCCTATTTACTTTTGAAAGAGTGTTGAGAATGCTATATGATTGAGGCACTTCTTTCCTTGCCTTTTCTATCTATGTATTACCCAAATAACCAATCATTGAAGGAACATATTTTAGAATGAATATAAcacgtaataaataaataaatcaagttCCATTCCACTTTTTAACAAAAGATACACACCCAAGTTATGTACTATGTGACTACCTTGAAGAAAGTGGTTTTAGATATTCCTGAATAGTTATGTACTAATGTGGAGGAATAAATCAagttccgtttttttttttcttttgaaataaTGCCTCTTAAAACTGTGTATCCTTTGCACCTATTTCTGCAATGTGGAGGAAGATGTGGGTATTGACTTCAGGATATtcattttcttattattttaaccagTGGCAAGGCGTTTTTCTTTACATCTATTATTGATTTGATTCACAAGTCTTAGTAAAGAGTTCTTACTTCTTACTTGCCATTCCTTAAATCcttggttttttttattaatttgcaATTTTGCAAATCTCATTGTCTCTGCGAACACTGTAGGCTACTTGAAGGACTTTCAGGATTCTGAAACTTCAGAAACTAAGTGGCGAGAAGGTTGCCCAGATACTAGATTTAAGGAGATTGCCAACTGTCTAAGAGTAAGTTAAATCTGAAGATATGATGGATTTGTACTGCAAATATTTAACAGACACTAAGTGCCTCTTCAAACTGTTGATACAGGCTGGAGATAGGTTAAATGACCTTAAAGCGGAAAATGAAATACTGGATATTCACTCTTGTATGCTTGATATTGCTGGGGATTCATTAGTTCCGAAATCTATCAATAGAAATGGCTTGCAGAAAGCAAAGGTGCTTGTGCAGATTGATAATAAATATATTCCAATTGTGGCGAATGGAACCTTAGCAGTAATTGATCAGGTCCGTCACGTTGGCTGCTTCTTATCATATTTCTAAGGATGGAGTCCACTTGTGTACGAATATTTCTTTTGGCATTGAGTTGCTACTTCATTTTAATGGGTAACTTTGTCTTACACATCAATGCCTTTAAGCATACGGTGGGATCTATGACCTGATGTTGGCCTCTTTTTCAGCATGCTGCAGATGAGAGAATCCGACTTGAAGAAATGCGTCACAAGGTACCACCATTATTGTatggttctttttcttttttttttgttggaggCCTGGGGGTGGGGTGGAGTTCTTAAGACATTGTAAAGCTTATAGCTGTATGGTTTGTTTTCAGGTTCTTTCTGGTGAATTGAAGTCAATAAACTATCTGGATAAAGAGAAAGATTTGGTATGATGGAAATTCTGCTGAGAGGGGGAAGTGAATGGTGGAGAGACT
This genomic stretch from Spinacia oleracea cultivar Varoflay chromosome 3, BTI_SOV_V1, whole genome shotgun sequence harbors:
- the LOC110775240 gene encoding DNA mismatch repair protein MLH3 isoform X1, coding for METIKPLSEAVQSIVRSGFIISCLTTVVEELIYNSLDAGATKVSVSVAVNNGYIKVEDDGSGISRDGLVLLGERYATSKLRHFHEKDDFVGSFGFRGEVLCSIADISLVEVVTRVQGRPNGYRKVMKGRKCLCLSIDDDRQNVGTTVIVRDLFYNQPVRRRQMQHSVKKVLHSVKKSALRIALVLPNISFKVIDMESEDELLCTRSSPSPLSLMCSNFGIEAASLYKMSFSEGPLKLTGYVSSLSSSFSSKIDNVLQVIQYIYVNSRFVVKGPIHKLLNHLADMCHDQLGGDRGGKRGQPQGPLYCLNLICPLHSYDLNLEFSRASVEFKDWVPVLAFVEKSVTPMWSKEVKRGISHNLEADHIRKDDIKKVVEKTSCEEKDWWLKTCENSTKRRRIQNTEDQHACTEDSLGMPVEDCGNLSVWKNNCRQRTNPERITAKFGESDTEKEFLHRTDFTGHSNSIFNVRDGIGIDLLDPDNGLANRDLLRNDISTMDKEANYANNCLSSSRWQDEASVETPFVRNHKIGSVGSFEYMPENDRNRANDDQREFLLRSYSWENSLHTPLDCDKEYQFQTDNFKANRNCNNSYENEDADSLSRNFHIHQRAQCQSEVTNLWPLPQSYIGCRTRKGLDLDHMECDYSLPSCVRSFDREYHLESPSKPGASLFPCSPENFCLQSATTYPFLKVKGWDFDNFIQNEGFERKPGVRNSDAFEQSNYEKDEFYSAGLGNRCSNTNFTSTSCLNSTSLFTNEYTEVEKASWEFSPHGHNNVDKMSSVNFGVPLFEDIYSPSPDRRRRDSSVCWSPFLPSNKGIQMDLQRFQEFGQDSIPTERSGRSYDSPDGLLIARHDSTVTNETISPCLDFQRKLSSYKPSPCFSSGTDGKRPKLDHPRCEVYEQNHSSLESGSSVRPRRSHSAPPFFRGRKRFLSVKSSLISPTENSDLRTAPQVCTVSENAKSKNPLIPAPSSSISSQHEEMRFGEDSLFFVEQKGDDTSNITQATSAWSLDGKTEAACFSIGYLKDFQDSETSETKWREGCPDTRFKEIANCLRAGDRLNDLKAENEILDIHSCMLDIAGDSLVPKSINRNGLQKAKVLVQIDNKYIPIVANGTLAVIDQHAADERIRLEEMRHKVLSGELKSINYLDKEKDLVLPEMAYQLLCNYADHIKHWGWICNIFSQDSGSFAKNLSFLNERASALTLIAVPCILGVNLSDTDLVEYLEQLADTDGSSTIPPSVVRVLNNKACRGAIMFGDKLMPSECSLIVEELKRTSLCFQCAHGRPTTVPLVNLKVLQKGVLQLGSWHERSKNTWHGLCRKEITLDRAKRRLNMVKGCE
- the LOC110775240 gene encoding uncharacterized protein isoform X6, whose amino-acid sequence is MCSNFGIEAASLYKMSFSEGPLKLTGYVSSLSSSFSSKIDNVLQVIQYIYVNSRFVVKGPIHKLLNHLADMCHDQLGGDRGGKRGQPQGPLYCLNLICPLHSYDLNLEFSRASVEFKDWVPVLAFVEKSVTPMWSKEVKRGISHNLEADHIRKDDIKKVVEKTSCEEKDWWLKTCENSTKRRRIQNTEDQHACTEDSLGMPVEDCGNLSVWKNNCRQRTNPERITAKFGESDTEKEFLHRTDFTGHSNSIFNVRDGIGIDLLDPDNGLANRDLLRNDISTMDKEANYANNCLSSSRWQDEASVETPFVRNHKIGSVGSFEYMPENDRNRANDDQREFLLRSYSWENSLHTPLDCDKEYQFQTDNFKANRNCNNSYENEDADSLSRNFHIHQRAQCQSEVTNLWPLPQSYIGCRTRKGLDLDHMECDYSLPSCVRSFDREYHLESPSKPGASLFPCSPENFCLQSATTYPFLKVKGWDFDNFIQNEGFERKPGVRNSDAFEQSNYEKDEFYSAGLGNRCSNTNFTSTSCLNSTSLFTNEYTEVEKASWEFSPHGHNNVDKMSSVNFGVPLFEDIYSPSPDRRRRDSSVCWSPFLPSNKGIQMDLQRFQEFGQDSIPTERSGRSYDSPDGLLIARHDSTVTNETISPCLDFQRKLSSYKPSPCFSSGTDGKRPKLDHPRCEVYEQNHSSLESGSSVRPRRSHSAPPFFRGRKRFLSVKSSLISPTENSDLRTAPQVCTVSENAKSKNPLIPAPSSSISSQHEEMRFGEDSLFFVEQKGDDTSNITQATSAWSLDGKTEAACFSIGYLKDFQDSETSETKWREGCPDTRFKEIANCLRAGDRLNDLKAENEILDIHSCMLDIAGDSLVPKSINRNGLQKAKVLVQIDNKYIPIVANGTLAVIDQHAADERIRLEEMRHKVLSGELKSINYLDKEKDLVLPEMAYQLLCNYADHIKHWGWICNIFSQDSGSFAKNLSFLNERASALTLIAVPCILGVNLSDTDLVEYLEQLADTDGSSTIPPSVVRVLNNKACRGAIMFGDKLMPSECSLIVEELKRTSLCFQCAHGRPTTVPLVNLKVLQKGVLQLGSWHERSKNTWHGLCRKEITLDRAKRRLNMVKGCE
- the LOC110775240 gene encoding uncharacterized protein isoform X4, which encodes MQHSVKKVLHSVKKSALRIALVLPNISFKVIDMESEDELLCTRSSPSPLSLMCSNFGIEAASLYKMSFSEGPLKLTGYVSSLSSSFSSKIDNVLQVIQYIYVNSRFVVKGPIHKLLNHLADMCHDQLGGDRGGKRGQPQGPLYCLNLICPLHSYDLNLEFSRASVEFKDWVPVLAFVEKSVTPMWSKEVKRGISHNLEADHIRKDDIKKVVEKTSCEEKDWWLKTCENSTKRRRIQNTEDQHACTEDSLGMPVEDCGNLSVWKNNCRQRTNPERITAKFGESDTEKEFLHRTDFTGHSNSIFNVRDGIGIDLLDPDNGLANRDLLRNDISTMDKEANYANNCLSSSRWQDEASVETPFVRNHKIGSVGSFEYMPENDRNRANDDQREFLLRSYSWENSLHTPLDCDKEYQFQTDNFKANRNCNNSYENEDADSLSRNFHIHQRAQCQSEVTNLWPLPQSYIGCRTRKGLDLDHMECDYSLPSCVRSFDREYHLESPSKPGASLFPCSPENFCLQSATTYPFLKVKGWDFDNFIQNEGFERKPGVRNSDAFEQSNYEKDEFYSAGLGNRCSNTNFTSTSCLNSTSLFTNEYTEVEKASWEFSPHGHNNVDKMSSVNFGVPLFEDIYSPSPDRRRRDSSVCWSPFLPSNKGIQMDLQRFQEFGQDSIPTERSGRSYDSPDGLLIARHDSTVTNETISPCLDFQRKLSSYKPSPCFSSGTDGKRPKLDHPRCEVYEQNHSSLESGSSVRPRRSHSAPPFFRGRKRFLSVKSSLISPTENSDLRTAPQVCTVSENAKSKNPLIPAPSSSISSQHEEMRFGEDSLFFVEQKGDDTSNITQATSAWSLDGKTEAACFSIGYLKDFQDSETSETKWREGCPDTRFKEIANCLRAGDRLNDLKAENEILDIHSCMLDIAGDSLVPKSINRNGLQKAKVLVQIDNKYIPIVANGTLAVIDQHAADERIRLEEMRHKVLSGELKSINYLDKEKDLVLPEMAYQLLCNYADHIKHWGWICNIFSQDSGSFAKNLSFLNERASALTLIAVPCILGVNLSDTDLVEYLEQLADTDGSSTIPPSVVRVLNNKACRGAIMFGDKLMPSECSLIVEELKRTSLCFQCAHGRPTTVPLVNLKVLQKGVLQLGSWHERSKNTWHGLCRKEITLDRAKRRLNMVKGCE
- the LOC110775240 gene encoding DNA mismatch repair protein MLH3 isoform X2; the protein is METIKPLSEAVQSIVRSGFIISCLTTVVEELIYNSLDAGATKVSVSVAVNNGYIKVEDDGSGISRDGLVLLGERYATSKLRHFHEKDDFVGSFGFRGEVLCSIADISLVEVVTRVQGRPNGYRKVMKGRKCLCLSIDDDRQNVGTTVIVRDLFYNQPVRRRQMQHSVKKVLHSVKKSALRIALVLPNISFKVIDMESEDELLCTRSSPSPLSLMCSNFGIEAASLYKMSFSEGPLKLTGYVSSLSSSFSSKVIQYIYVNSRFVVKGPIHKLLNHLADMCHDQLGGDRGGKRGQPQGPLYCLNLICPLHSYDLNLEFSRASVEFKDWVPVLAFVEKSVTPMWSKEVKRGISHNLEADHIRKDDIKKVVEKTSCEEKDWWLKTCENSTKRRRIQNTEDQHACTEDSLGMPVEDCGNLSVWKNNCRQRTNPERITAKFGESDTEKEFLHRTDFTGHSNSIFNVRDGIGIDLLDPDNGLANRDLLRNDISTMDKEANYANNCLSSSRWQDEASVETPFVRNHKIGSVGSFEYMPENDRNRANDDQREFLLRSYSWENSLHTPLDCDKEYQFQTDNFKANRNCNNSYENEDADSLSRNFHIHQRAQCQSEVTNLWPLPQSYIGCRTRKGLDLDHMECDYSLPSCVRSFDREYHLESPSKPGASLFPCSPENFCLQSATTYPFLKVKGWDFDNFIQNEGFERKPGVRNSDAFEQSNYEKDEFYSAGLGNRCSNTNFTSTSCLNSTSLFTNEYTEVEKASWEFSPHGHNNVDKMSSVNFGVPLFEDIYSPSPDRRRRDSSVCWSPFLPSNKGIQMDLQRFQEFGQDSIPTERSGRSYDSPDGLLIARHDSTVTNETISPCLDFQRKLSSYKPSPCFSSGTDGKRPKLDHPRCEVYEQNHSSLESGSSVRPRRSHSAPPFFRGRKRFLSVKSSLISPTENSDLRTAPQVCTVSENAKSKNPLIPAPSSSISSQHEEMRFGEDSLFFVEQKGDDTSNITQATSAWSLDGKTEAACFSIGYLKDFQDSETSETKWREGCPDTRFKEIANCLRAGDRLNDLKAENEILDIHSCMLDIAGDSLVPKSINRNGLQKAKVLVQIDNKYIPIVANGTLAVIDQHAADERIRLEEMRHKVLSGELKSINYLDKEKDLVLPEMAYQLLCNYADHIKHWGWICNIFSQDSGSFAKNLSFLNERASALTLIAVPCILGVNLSDTDLVEYLEQLADTDGSSTIPPSVVRVLNNKACRGAIMFGDKLMPSECSLIVEELKRTSLCFQCAHGRPTTVPLVNLKVLQKGVLQLGSWHERSKNTWHGLCRKEITLDRAKRRLNMVKGCE
- the LOC110775240 gene encoding uncharacterized protein isoform X5, which gives rise to METIKPLSEAVQSIVRSGFIISCLTTVVEELIYNSLDAGATKVSVSVAVNNGYIKVEDDGSGISRDGLVLLGERYATSKLRHFHEKDDFVGSFGFRGEVLCSIADISLVEVVTRVQGRPNGYRKVMKGRKCLCLSIDDDRQNVGTTVIVRDLFYNQPVRRRQMQHSVKKVLHSVKKSALRIALVLPNISFKVIDMESEDELLCTRSSPSPLSLMCSNFGIEAASLYKMSFSEGPLKLTGYVSSLSSSFSSKIDNVLQVIQYIYVNSRFVVKGPIHKLLNHLADMCHDQLGGDRGGKRGQPQGPLYCLNLICPLHSYDLNLEFSRASVEFKDWVPVLAFVEKSVTPMWSKEVKRGISHNLEADHIRKDDIKKVVEKTSCEEKDWWLKTCENSTKRRRIQNTEDQHACTEDSLGMPVEDCGNLSVWKNNCRQRTNPERITAKFGESDTEKEFLHRTDFTGHSNSIFNVRDGIGIDLLDPDNGLANRDLLRNDISTMDKEANYANNCLSSSRWQDEASVETPFVRNHKIGSVGSFEYMPENDRNRANDDQREFLLRSYSWENSLHTPLDCDKEYQFQTDNFKANRNCNNSYENEDADSLSRNFHIHQRAQCQSEVTNLWPLPQSYIGCRTRKGLDLDHMECDYSLPSCVRSFDREYHLESPSKPGASLFPCSPENFCLQSATTYPFLKVKGWDFDNFIQNEGFERKPGVRNSDAFEQSNYEKDEFYSAGLGNRCSNTNFTSTSCLNSTSLFTNEYTEVEKASWEFSPHGHNNVDKMSSVNFGVPLFEDIYSPSPDRRRRDSSVCWSPFLPSNKGIQMDLQRFQEFGQDSIPTERSGRSYDSPDGLLIARHDSTVTNETISPCLDFQRKLSSYKPSPCFSSGTDGKRPKLDHPRCEVYEQNHSSLESGSSVRPRRSHSAPPFFRGRKRFLSVKSSLISPTENSDLRTAPQVCTVSENAKSKNPLIPAPSSSISSQHEEMRFGEDSLFFVEQKGDDTSNITQATSAWSLDGKTEAACFSIGYLKDFQDSETSETKWREGCPDTRFKEIANCLRAGDRLNDLKAENEILDIHSCMLDIAGDSLVPKSINRNGLQKAKVLVQIDNKYIPIVANGTLAVIDQMRESDLKKCVTRFFLVN
- the LOC110775240 gene encoding DNA mismatch repair protein MLH3 isoform X3; translated protein: METIKPLSEAVQSIVRSGFIISCLTTVVEELIYNSLDAGATKVSVSVAVNNGYIKVEDDGSGISRDGLVLLGERYATSKLRHFHEKDDFVGSFGFRGEVLCSIADISLVEVVTRVQGRPNGYRKVMKGRKCLCLSIDDDRQNVGTTVIVRDLFYNQPVRRRQMQHSVKKVLHSVKKSALRIALVLPNISFKVIDMESEDELLCTRSSPSPLSLMCSNFGIEAASLYKMSFSEGPLKLTGYVSSLSSSFSSKIDNVLQVIQYIYVNSRFVVKGPIHKLLNHLADMCHDQLGGDRGGKRGQPQGPLYCLNLICPLHSYDLNLEFSRASVEFKDWVPVLAFVEKSVTPMWSKEVKRGISHNLEADHIRKDDIKKVVEKTSCEEKDWWLKTCENSTKRRRIQNTEDQHACTEDSLGMPVEDCGNLSVWKNNCRQRTNPERITAKFGESDTEKEFLHRTDFTGHSNSIFNVRDGIGIDLLDPDNGLANRDLLRNDISTMDKEANYANNCLSSSRWQDEASVETPFVRNHKIGSVGSFEYMPENDRNRANDDQREFLLRSYSWENSLHTPLDCDKEYQFQTDNFKANRNCNNSYENEDADSLSRNFHIHQRAQCQSEVTNLWPLPQSYIGCRTRKGLDLDHMECDYSLPSCVRSFDREYHLESPSKPGASLFPCSPENFCLQSATTYPFLKVKGWDFDNFIQNEGFERKPGVRNSDAFEQSNYEKDEFYSAGLGNRCSNTNFTSTSCLNSTSLFTNEYTEVEKASWEFSPHGHNNVDKMSSVNFGVPLFEDIYSPSPDRRRRDSSVCWSPFLPSNKGIQMDLQRFQEFGQDSIPTERSGRSYDSPDGLLIARHDSTVTNETISPCLDFQRKLSSYKPSPCFSSGTDGKRPKLDHPRCEVYEQNHSSLESGSSVRPRRSHSAPPFFRGRKRFLSVKSSLISPTENSDLRTAPQVCTVSENAKSKNPLIPAPSSSISSQHEEMRFGEDSLFFVEQKGDDTSNITQATSAWSLDGKTEAACFSIGYLKDFQDSETSETKWREGCPDTRFKEIANCLRAGDRLNDLKAENEILDIHSCMLDIAGDSLVPKSINRNGLQKAKVLVQIDNKYIPIVANGTLAVIDQHAADERIRLEEMRHKVLPEMAYQLLCNYADHIKHWGWICNIFSQDSGSFAKNLSFLNERASALTLIAVPCILGVNLSDTDLVEYLEQLADTDGSSTIPPSVVRVLNNKACRGAIMFGDKLMPSECSLIVEELKRTSLCFQCAHGRPTTVPLVNLKVLQKGVLQLGSWHERSKNTWHGLCRKEITLDRAKRRLNMVKGCE